In a genomic window of Bacillota bacterium:
- a CDS encoding ribonuclease III domain-containing protein has product MSDRLGTALLAYIGDAVFGLFVRTLALDRLCRTPGAAPPRVETVHREVEQVVTAEGQARVLGALLPVLTEEEQDVVRRARNARVRHRPRGSNYRAYRRSTGLEALV; this is encoded by the coding sequence TTGAGCGACCGGCTGGGAACGGCCCTGCTCGCGTACATCGGCGATGCCGTGTTCGGGCTGTTCGTGCGAACCCTGGCGCTCGACCGGCTCTGCCGGACGCCGGGGGCGGCGCCGCCACGCGTTGAAACGGTGCACCGCGAGGTGGAACAGGTGGTCACGGCCGAAGGACAGGCCCGGGTGCTCGGGGCGCTGTTGCCCGTACTCACCGAAGAGGAACAGGACGTGGTGAGGCGCGCCCGCAACGCCAGGGTCCGCCACCGCCCGCGGGGCTCGAACTACCGGGCCTACCGGCGCAGCACCGGCCTCGAGGCCCTGGT